The nucleotide window GCACCGGATGTGATTCAGGCTGGCGATACCTATCGGATGTATTATTCGGCTTCTTCTTTTGGCAGTACTCAGTCGGCTATTGGTCTGCAGACATCGTCATCTCCCGAAGGCCCTTGGACAGATGAAGGACTGGTTGTGCAAACTTCTGCCAATGAACAAGACAAATTGAATGCGATTGATGCCAATCCCATTGTGGATGCCGAGGGCAATTCGTGGATGGTATACGGTTCATTTTTTGACGGTATCTATATTGCACCACTCGATCCGGACACGGGGAAATTCAAGGACGAGGGCTACGGTACCCGCATTGCCGCTCGGGATCGTGCTACGGAAGAAGGGGCAGTCGAGGGTCCATACATTGTGTATAACCCGGAGTTCAAAAAGTATTATCTATTCGTCTCCTATGATTCCTTATTCGAGGACTATAACGTGCGGGTTGCGCGTGCTGATTCAATCACAGGACCGTATACGGACATAAACGGCAATAACATGCTGGATACGGAGCATCTGCCACAATATGAGATTGGCACCAAAATTCTCGGCGGTTATCGCTTCACAGAAGGTGAAGGCTGGGTTGCGCCCGGACATAACTCCGTTCTGAAGGACGGAGATAATTATTACATCGTGCATCATGCACGGGGTGAGACGGATAAAAACTGGCCATATCTGCATGTACGCAAAATGTTATGGACCAAGGACGGATGGCCTGTGGTTTCACCTGAGCGTTACGCCGGTGAGATAGTACAAGATATTCCGAAGTCCATGATTGCCGGGGAATGGGAAGGCATGGCGCTTGATCCGTCCGTGGATGGACAGATTCAGGCTGTGCCATATACCCTAACGGGCAACGGTAAAATTAAAAGCGAAAACGGTTCAGGAACCTGGACATTTGACGGTAAACAAACATTGACACTGAAGTGGA belongs to Paenibacillus sp. FSL H8-0079 and includes:
- a CDS encoding arabinan endo-1,5-alpha-L-arabinosidase, whose amino-acid sequence is MLLLLITGATGCTGEGAGETVPRPLFPEAPQDTQLYDTSVLDDESRWTVNNAHDPAIIKTDQGYYVYSTDVRVAGEAKPGVMVRKSDDLIHWTWVGQALPGIPQEALDWTGAVNLWAPDVIQAGDTYRMYYSASSFGSTQSAIGLQTSSSPEGPWTDEGLVVQTSANEQDKLNAIDANPIVDAEGNSWMVYGSFFDGIYIAPLDPDTGKFKDEGYGTRIAARDRATEEGAVEGPYIVYNPEFKKYYLFVSYDSLFEDYNVRVARADSITGPYTDINGNNMLDTEHLPQYEIGTKILGGYRFTEGEGWVAPGHNSVLKDGDNYYIVHHARGETDKNWPYLHVRKMLWTKDGWPVVSPERYAGEIVQDIPKSMIAGEWEGMALDPSVDGQIQAVPYTLTGNGKIKSENGSGTWTFDGKQTLTLKWKESPWGGASTEELKLLPSWDWERSQSALVVTGLDDRGIAVWGKQISAAEE